In one window of Geotrypetes seraphini chromosome 3, aGeoSer1.1, whole genome shotgun sequence DNA:
- the LOC117356902 gene encoding retinol dehydrogenase 7-like isoform X2: MWFWLLAFVGFYFLFRWYWYRQILQNLTDKYVFITGCDSGFGNLLARQLDEQGLRVLAACLTQRGTEQLKEATSQRLQTIILDVTDSENVAAAASWVKQQVGDRGLWGLVNNAGIGSPVAPNGWLTKNDFCKILNLNLVGMIDVTLSLLPLIRKSKGRIVNVSSIAGRISMIGGGYSISKYGVEAFSDSLRRELYSFGVKVCIIEPGAFKTQLTDPKYFDETIQQIWSRLPEETKENYGQASYDNYVKNIHIMVNVFSSKLTLVTDCMEHALTAVHPHTRYSVGWDAKLFYLPLSYLPTSLVDFLLRLMK, translated from the exons ATGTGGTTCTGGTTGCTGGCCTTCGTGGGTTTCTACTTCCTGTTCCGCTGGTACTGGTACAGACAGATACTCCAGAACCTCACAGATAAATATGTGTTCATCACGGGCTGTGACTCGGGCTTTGGAAACCTGTTGGCTCGTCAGCTGGATGAACAGGGTCTGCGGGTGCTGGCGGCTTGTCTGACACAGCGAGGGACTGAGCAGCTGAAGGAAGCCACATCCCAGAGACTGCAAACAATAATCCTGGATGTCACTGACAGTGAGAATGTCGCTGCTGCAGCCAGTTGGGTGAAACAGCAAGTGGGAGACAGAG GGCTTTGGGGTCTGGTGAACAATGCTGGGATCGGTTCCCCTGTAGCCCCCAATGGATGGCTGACGAAGAATGACTTCTGCAAGATACTGAACTTGAACCTGGTGGGGATGATCGATGTGACCCTCAGTCTGCTCCCTCTGATCAGAAAATCCAAGGGCAGGATTGTCAATGTTTCCAGTATAGCAGGGAGGATAAGTATGATTGGAGGTGGATACAGCATTTCTAAATATGGAGTGGAGGCTTTCTCGGACAGTCTCAG ACGTGAACTATATTCCTTTGGAGTGAAAGTCTGTATCATCGAGCCTGGTGCTTTCAAAACACAATTAACAGATCCCAAATACTTTGACGAGACTATCCAGCAAATCTGGAGCCGCTTGCCAGAGGAAACcaaggaaaactatggacaagctTCCTATGACAACT ATGTCAAGAATATTCATATTATGGTAAATGTCTTCAGTTCCAAACTGACTCTAGTGACAGACTGCATGGAGCACGCTCTGACAGCAGTGCACCCCCACACACGCTATTCTGTTGGATGGGATGCTAAACTCTTCTACCTTCCACTCTCCTACTTACCAACGTCCCTTGTAGACTTCCTGTTGCGCTTGATGAAATGA
- the LOC117356902 gene encoding retinol dehydrogenase 7-like isoform X1 produces the protein MSCRERQNIIMWFWLLAFVGFYFLFRWYWYRQILQNLTDKYVFITGCDSGFGNLLARQLDEQGLRVLAACLTQRGTEQLKEATSQRLQTIILDVTDSENVAAAASWVKQQVGDRGLWGLVNNAGIGSPVAPNGWLTKNDFCKILNLNLVGMIDVTLSLLPLIRKSKGRIVNVSSIAGRISMIGGGYSISKYGVEAFSDSLRRELYSFGVKVCIIEPGAFKTQLTDPKYFDETIQQIWSRLPEETKENYGQASYDNYVKNIHIMVNVFSSKLTLVTDCMEHALTAVHPHTRYSVGWDAKLFYLPLSYLPTSLVDFLLRLMK, from the exons CAGGGAGAGGCAAAACATCATAATGTGGTTCTGGTTGCTGGCCTTCGTGGGTTTCTACTTCCTGTTCCGCTGGTACTGGTACAGACAGATACTCCAGAACCTCACAGATAAATATGTGTTCATCACGGGCTGTGACTCGGGCTTTGGAAACCTGTTGGCTCGTCAGCTGGATGAACAGGGTCTGCGGGTGCTGGCGGCTTGTCTGACACAGCGAGGGACTGAGCAGCTGAAGGAAGCCACATCCCAGAGACTGCAAACAATAATCCTGGATGTCACTGACAGTGAGAATGTCGCTGCTGCAGCCAGTTGGGTGAAACAGCAAGTGGGAGACAGAG GGCTTTGGGGTCTGGTGAACAATGCTGGGATCGGTTCCCCTGTAGCCCCCAATGGATGGCTGACGAAGAATGACTTCTGCAAGATACTGAACTTGAACCTGGTGGGGATGATCGATGTGACCCTCAGTCTGCTCCCTCTGATCAGAAAATCCAAGGGCAGGATTGTCAATGTTTCCAGTATAGCAGGGAGGATAAGTATGATTGGAGGTGGATACAGCATTTCTAAATATGGAGTGGAGGCTTTCTCGGACAGTCTCAG ACGTGAACTATATTCCTTTGGAGTGAAAGTCTGTATCATCGAGCCTGGTGCTTTCAAAACACAATTAACAGATCCCAAATACTTTGACGAGACTATCCAGCAAATCTGGAGCCGCTTGCCAGAGGAAACcaaggaaaactatggacaagctTCCTATGACAACT ATGTCAAGAATATTCATATTATGGTAAATGTCTTCAGTTCCAAACTGACTCTAGTGACAGACTGCATGGAGCACGCTCTGACAGCAGTGCACCCCCACACACGCTATTCTGTTGGATGGGATGCTAAACTCTTCTACCTTCCACTCTCCTACTTACCAACGTCCCTTGTAGACTTCCTGTTGCGCTTGATGAAATGA